Proteins encoded by one window of Cystobacter ferrugineus:
- a CDS encoding gamma carbonic anhydrase family protein codes for MALRRFRDQSPRIHPSCFIEESAQVIGDVELGEDSSVWFNSVLRGDVNGIRIGQRTNIQDLTMIHVTGQTETVIGDDVTVGHRVILHGCRVGHRVLVGMGAIVMDDVEIGEDCIIGAGTLLTPGTKIPPGSLVVGSPGKVKRPLTPEERTFLLESARHYVETAGEHRASR; via the coding sequence ATGGCCCTGCGCCGCTTTCGTGATCAATCCCCGCGCATCCACCCGAGCTGCTTCATCGAGGAGTCGGCGCAGGTCATCGGTGACGTGGAGCTGGGGGAGGACAGCTCGGTGTGGTTCAACTCGGTGCTGCGCGGGGACGTGAACGGCATCCGCATCGGCCAGCGCACCAACATCCAGGATCTCACGATGATCCACGTCACCGGCCAGACCGAGACGGTCATCGGGGATGACGTGACGGTGGGGCACCGGGTGATTCTGCATGGCTGCCGGGTGGGCCACCGCGTGCTGGTGGGCATGGGCGCCATCGTCATGGACGACGTGGAGATCGGCGAGGACTGCATCATCGGCGCGGGGACGCTCTTGACGCCCGGGACGAAGATTCCCCCGGGCTCGCTCGTGGTGGGCTCGCCCGGCAAGGTCAAGCGGCCGCTCACCCCCGAGGAGCGCACCTTCCTGCTCGAGTCCGCCCGGCACTACGTGGAGACCGCCGGCGAGCACCGCGCCAGCCGCTAA
- the guaA gene encoding glutamine-hydrolyzing GMP synthase — protein sequence MDIHAEKILILDFGSQYTQLIARRVRELGVYCEIHRPDLPAEEIRRFAPRGIILSGGPASVEEEGSPRCDAFVFEAGVPVLGICYGLQLLSKLLGGRVDRSAHREFGAAEVEVLTPRGPLAAFGVGERVKVWMSHGDRVDALPPDFESIGRSSNSPFAAAAHRTRPIYGLQFHPEVVHTPVGKEMLRAFLFTDCKVSGSWTMKGFIEEAQEAIRRQVGEHGRVICGLSGGVDSSVAALLLHRAIGARLQCIFVDNGLLRQDERAQVEALFVDRFHVPLKTVDARERFLGKLAGVTDPEKKRKTIGREFIAVFEEAAQQVQGAEFLAQGTLYPDVIESVSYKGPSVTIKSHHNVGGLPEKMNLKLVEPLRELFKDEVRVLGRELGLPEEMVSRQPFPGPGLAIRVLGEITEERLALVRRADAIVQQEIRDAGLYRELWQAFAVLLPVQSVGVMGDERTYESTCVLRAVTSVDGMTADWARLPYPVLERISTRITNEVRGINRVVYDVSSKPPATIEWE from the coding sequence GTGGATATCCACGCAGAGAAAATCCTCATCCTCGACTTCGGCAGTCAGTACACGCAGCTCATCGCGCGCCGGGTAAGAGAACTCGGTGTGTACTGTGAGATTCACCGGCCGGACCTGCCAGCCGAGGAGATCCGCCGCTTCGCCCCGCGCGGCATCATCCTGTCGGGAGGCCCGGCCTCGGTGGAGGAGGAGGGCTCGCCCCGGTGTGATGCCTTCGTCTTCGAAGCCGGGGTGCCGGTGCTGGGCATCTGCTACGGGCTCCAATTGTTGTCCAAACTATTGGGCGGCAGGGTGGATCGCTCGGCGCACCGCGAGTTCGGGGCGGCGGAGGTGGAGGTGCTCACGCCCCGCGGGCCCCTGGCGGCGTTCGGCGTGGGCGAGCGGGTGAAGGTGTGGATGAGCCACGGAGACCGGGTGGATGCGCTGCCTCCGGACTTCGAATCCATTGGCCGCAGCAGCAACTCGCCCTTCGCGGCGGCGGCGCACCGCACCCGTCCCATCTACGGGCTGCAGTTCCATCCCGAGGTGGTGCACACCCCGGTGGGCAAGGAGATGCTGCGCGCCTTCCTGTTCACCGACTGCAAGGTGAGCGGGAGCTGGACGATGAAGGGCTTCATCGAGGAGGCGCAGGAGGCCATCCGCCGCCAGGTGGGCGAGCACGGCCGGGTCATCTGTGGCCTGTCGGGTGGCGTGGACAGCTCGGTGGCGGCGCTGCTGTTGCACCGGGCGATCGGCGCGCGGCTGCAGTGCATCTTCGTGGACAACGGGCTGCTCAGGCAGGACGAGCGCGCGCAGGTGGAGGCGCTCTTCGTGGATCGCTTCCACGTGCCGCTCAAGACGGTGGACGCGCGCGAGCGCTTCCTCGGCAAGCTCGCGGGTGTCACGGATCCCGAGAAGAAGCGCAAGACGATCGGCCGCGAGTTCATCGCGGTGTTCGAGGAGGCGGCGCAGCAGGTGCAGGGCGCGGAGTTCCTCGCCCAGGGCACGCTGTACCCGGACGTGATCGAGTCCGTGTCGTACAAGGGCCCGTCCGTCACCATCAAGAGCCACCACAACGTGGGCGGCCTGCCGGAGAAGATGAACCTCAAGCTGGTGGAGCCCTTGCGCGAGCTGTTCAAGGACGAGGTGCGCGTGCTGGGCCGCGAGCTGGGGCTGCCGGAGGAAATGGTGTCCCGGCAGCCGTTCCCGGGGCCAGGCCTGGCCATCCGGGTGCTGGGGGAAATCACCGAGGAGCGCCTGGCGCTGGTGCGCCGCGCGGACGCCATCGTCCAGCAGGAGATCCGGGACGCGGGGCTGTACCGGGAGCTGTGGCAGGCGTTCGCGGTGCTGCTGCCGGTGCAGAGCGTGGGCGTCATGGGTGACGAGCGCACCTACGAGTCCACGTGCGTGCTGCGCGCGGTGACGAGCGTGGACGGCATGACGGCGGACTGGGCGCGGCTGCCGTACCCGGTGCTCGAGCGCATCTCCACGCGCATCACCAACGAGGTGCGCGGCATCAACCGCGTCGTCTACGACGTGTCCTCCAAGCCGCCCGCGACGATCGAGTGGGAGTAG
- the miaB gene encoding tRNA (N6-isopentenyl adenosine(37)-C2)-methylthiotransferase MiaB, with translation MKRYFIHTFGCQMNVNDSMRMGEVLGLLDYRPTPVAEEADLIILNTCSIREKAEDKMLSALGRYRTVKLARGTLLGVGGCVAQQEKEKLLKKVPYLDFVFGPDSIAKLPDIIGRVKGERERVVETAWVDSEEYVFPRADPETSRGKVTEFVTVMKGCDNVCSFCVVPHTRGREVSRPFPDVLTEVASLAQVGVREVTLIGQNVNSYQGGVSFAQLLLRCAEVPGIERVRFTTSHPHDLSDELIEAFRIQPKICPHFHLPVQSGSNPVLKRMRRDYTVAEYLERLGKLRAARPGIAMTTDIIVGFPGETEEDFALTLALTEQVRYDNQFSFIYSPRPKTGAALRENEWGPVPHEVKIERLERLQKIQRRISGEITQALVGQEVEVLVEGPSRYNPLKRFGRTAENRTVNFDGDAPAGAFVKVKVESATPNQLAGKQLAVLSPPTVMPPAELPQPAESCVVA, from the coding sequence ATGAAGCGCTACTTCATCCACACCTTCGGCTGCCAGATGAACGTCAACGACTCGATGCGGATGGGCGAGGTGCTGGGCTTGCTCGACTACCGCCCGACGCCGGTGGCGGAGGAGGCGGACCTCATCATCCTCAACACCTGCTCCATCCGCGAGAAGGCCGAGGACAAGATGCTCTCCGCCCTGGGCCGCTACCGCACGGTGAAGCTCGCCCGCGGCACGCTCCTGGGCGTGGGCGGGTGCGTGGCGCAGCAGGAGAAGGAGAAGCTGCTCAAGAAGGTGCCCTACCTGGACTTCGTCTTCGGTCCGGACTCCATCGCCAAGCTGCCGGACATCATCGGCCGGGTGAAGGGCGAGCGCGAGCGCGTGGTGGAGACGGCCTGGGTGGACTCCGAGGAGTACGTCTTCCCGCGCGCGGACCCCGAGACGAGCCGGGGCAAGGTGACGGAGTTCGTCACGGTGATGAAGGGCTGCGACAACGTGTGCTCCTTCTGCGTGGTGCCGCACACGCGTGGCCGCGAGGTGAGCCGGCCCTTCCCGGACGTGCTCACCGAGGTGGCGAGCCTCGCCCAGGTGGGCGTGCGCGAGGTGACGCTCATCGGGCAGAACGTGAACTCGTACCAGGGCGGGGTGAGCTTCGCGCAACTGCTCCTGCGCTGCGCGGAGGTGCCGGGCATCGAGCGCGTGCGCTTCACCACGAGCCACCCGCACGACCTGTCCGACGAGCTCATCGAGGCCTTCCGCATCCAGCCGAAGATCTGCCCGCACTTCCACCTGCCGGTGCAGAGCGGCTCCAATCCGGTGCTCAAGCGGATGCGGCGCGACTACACGGTGGCGGAGTACCTCGAGCGGCTGGGCAAGCTGCGCGCGGCGCGTCCGGGCATCGCGATGACCACGGACATCATCGTGGGCTTCCCCGGGGAGACGGAGGAGGACTTCGCCCTCACGCTCGCGCTCACCGAGCAGGTGCGCTACGACAACCAGTTCTCCTTCATCTACAGCCCCCGGCCGAAGACGGGCGCGGCGCTGCGCGAGAACGAGTGGGGCCCGGTGCCTCACGAGGTGAAGATCGAGCGGCTGGAGCGGCTGCAGAAGATCCAGCGGCGCATCAGCGGAGAGATCACCCAGGCGCTGGTGGGCCAGGAGGTGGAGGTGCTGGTGGAAGGCCCCTCGCGCTACAACCCGCTCAAGCGCTTTGGCCGCACGGCGGAGAACCGCACGGTGAACTTCGACGGAGACGCCCCGGCGGGTGCCTTCGTGAAGGTGAAGGTGGAGAGCGCCACGCCCAACCAGCTCGCCGGCAAGCAGCTCGCGGTGCTCAGCCCGCCCACGGTGATGCCGCCCGCCGAGCTGCCCCAGCCCGCCGAGTCCTGCGTCGTCGCCTGA
- a CDS encoding serine/threonine protein kinase: protein MSIDRPESSTPPKLLFSVDGTRYELVRKLGRRHSGELLLARRRHAMGPAGCVVLKRLSRPVSEKQKQRLMQEVQLAYRLDHPGIAKVYQWMLHGGRPYVVMEYVEGYSLETVLSVAAMRQRPMSEAFVCHVASEIADALHYAHTRTDERGRFLGIVHRDIQPENIRVGISGDVKLVDFGVAYSLLPGRDATTASVLRGDIAYASPERMRMERVDHRSDLFSLGLVMLELLTGKHLFDLEYVEQAARAEGTAEGTATVAVHVRDELRCEEPSWVPVAEMAARIARFGPADVERATQGLSEPLRAVVHRTLQREPSARYASGLELRDALRALLVVKGRPYGRPEAAREVLVAVKEAELLRESADVLEADVFPEPSRRTTEH from the coding sequence ATGTCCATCGACAGGCCCGAGTCCTCGACCCCTCCCAAACTTCTCTTTTCCGTGGATGGAACCCGGTACGAACTCGTTCGGAAGCTGGGACGCCGCCATTCGGGAGAGCTCCTGTTGGCCCGGCGCCGCCACGCGATGGGACCGGCCGGATGCGTCGTTCTCAAGCGGCTGTCGCGGCCGGTCAGTGAGAAGCAGAAGCAGCGCCTGATGCAGGAGGTCCAACTGGCGTACCGGCTCGATCATCCCGGGATCGCCAAGGTGTACCAGTGGATGCTCCATGGGGGACGGCCCTACGTGGTGATGGAGTACGTGGAGGGGTATTCCCTCGAAACCGTGCTGAGCGTCGCGGCCATGCGGCAGCGGCCCATGTCCGAGGCCTTCGTCTGCCACGTGGCCTCCGAGATCGCGGATGCACTTCATTATGCGCATACCCGGACGGATGAACGGGGACGGTTCCTGGGGATCGTCCACCGGGACATCCAGCCGGAGAACATCCGGGTGGGCATCAGCGGCGATGTGAAGCTGGTGGATTTCGGCGTCGCGTACTCGCTGTTGCCAGGACGGGACGCCACCACGGCTTCGGTCTTGCGCGGAGACATTGCCTACGCGTCCCCCGAGCGCATGCGCATGGAGAGGGTGGATCACCGCTCGGATTTGTTCTCGTTGGGCCTCGTCATGCTGGAGCTGCTCACGGGCAAGCACCTGTTCGACCTGGAATACGTGGAGCAGGCAGCGCGCGCGGAGGGCACTGCGGAGGGCACTGCAACGGTGGCCGTCCACGTGCGGGACGAGCTTCGCTGTGAGGAACCCAGCTGGGTGCCGGTGGCGGAGATGGCGGCGCGCATCGCGCGGTTCGGTCCCGCGGATGTGGAGCGGGCTACCCAAGGGCTCTCCGAGCCGCTGCGGGCCGTGGTGCACCGGACCCTCCAGCGCGAGCCGTCCGCCCGTTATGCGTCGGGACTGGAGCTGCGTGACGCGCTCCGGGCCTTGCTCGTGGTGAAGGGGCGGCCCTATGGACGGCCGGAAGCGGCGCGCGAGGTGCTGGTGGCCGTGAAGGAGGCGGAGTTGCTGCGCGAGTCCGCGGATGTCCTCGAAGCGGATGTCTTCCCGGAGCCCTCGCGCCGGACGACCGAACACTGA
- a CDS encoding cyclic nucleotide-binding domain-containing protein: MEVAAALKACPLFKDFSDVGIQIFAAIGVSRAFPKGSALFQEGRAGESLFIIHEGSVRLSARSPAGGEVALAEVGGGEPLGELALIQKGERLCTATALTDVLAVEIRHADFQKLTTQKPQACVKLLMSVILHFSQKVRDNQGAMKSLVGKP; the protein is encoded by the coding sequence ATGGAGGTCGCAGCCGCACTCAAGGCGTGCCCGCTCTTCAAGGACTTTTCCGACGTCGGCATCCAGATTTTCGCCGCCATCGGGGTCTCCCGGGCCTTTCCCAAGGGCTCGGCCCTCTTTCAGGAAGGGCGTGCCGGCGAATCGCTCTTCATCATCCACGAGGGCTCGGTGCGCTTGAGCGCCAGGAGCCCCGCGGGCGGAGAAGTGGCGCTCGCCGAGGTGGGGGGCGGCGAGCCCCTGGGCGAGCTCGCCCTCATCCAGAAGGGGGAGCGGCTGTGCACCGCCACCGCCCTCACCGATGTGCTCGCCGTGGAGATCCGCCACGCGGACTTCCAGAAGCTCACCACCCAGAAGCCCCAGGCCTGTGTGAAGCTCCTGATGAGCGTCATCCTCCACTTCAGCCAGAAGGTCCGCGACAACCAGGGCGCCATGAAGTCGCTCGTGGGCAAACCGTGA
- a CDS encoding S46 family peptidase, translating to MKRLLLSACLLGAAPALADEGMWTYNNFPSATVKAKYGFEPTQEWLDTVRLSSARFGYGCSASFVSADGLVMTNHHCARGCIQQLSTAKRDLIANGFYAKTPAEELQCPALEINQLQEITDVTEQLNTATRGLTGKAYADSLKAEMAKLEKACTTSEQVRCDVVTLYQGGRYNLYKYQRFQDARLVFAPEHAIAFFGGDPDNFEFPRYDLDVAFVRVYGKDGKPARPSHYFKWSEHGAKEGELTFISGHPGKTSRGLTISQLEFLRDVSLPRNLFRLAELRGLVTEYQNRGAEQKRTSNNLLFGVENSLKANKGKLEQLADKNFFAQKLAAEQELRSKVNADPKMKAKYGMAWDEIARAQQTYRNILKEYEAQEGGPYSQLFNLARTLVRAADELPKPDAERLRGFNDASLPTLKLQAMSKAPIYPELEVAQLTFSLTKMREDLGPDHPFVKKVLGKESPRTLATRVVKGSKLADLKVREQLFSGGKAAIAASKDPMIQLALLVDPDARAIRTRYETEVEAVIRKNSELVAQARFDIYGTKLYPDATGTLRLSFGAVKGYPEDGKQVAPFTFMSGTFEHATGEEPFALPKSWLAAQKQLSPNTPMNFVTTNDIIGGNSGSPVINQNAEIVGLVFDGNIQSLGGDYGYDETANRAVSVHSDALIEALQKVYKADRIVQELRPGTASTGKGGSGLR from the coding sequence ATGAAGCGCCTGCTTCTCTCCGCCTGTTTGCTCGGCGCCGCTCCCGCGCTCGCCGACGAGGGCATGTGGACGTACAACAATTTCCCCTCCGCCACGGTCAAGGCGAAGTACGGCTTCGAGCCCACCCAGGAGTGGCTCGACACCGTCCGGTTGTCCTCGGCCCGCTTCGGCTACGGGTGCTCGGCGAGCTTCGTCTCCGCGGATGGTCTGGTGATGACGAATCACCACTGCGCCCGTGGCTGCATCCAGCAGCTGTCCACCGCCAAGAGGGATCTCATCGCCAACGGCTTCTACGCGAAGACTCCCGCCGAGGAGCTCCAATGCCCGGCCCTGGAGATCAACCAGCTCCAGGAAATCACCGACGTCACCGAGCAGCTCAACACCGCCACCCGGGGCCTCACCGGCAAGGCCTACGCCGACAGCCTCAAGGCCGAGATGGCCAAGCTGGAGAAGGCCTGCACCACGAGTGAGCAGGTCCGCTGCGATGTCGTGACCCTGTACCAGGGCGGCCGCTACAACCTCTACAAGTACCAGCGCTTCCAGGACGCGCGGCTCGTGTTCGCGCCCGAGCATGCGATCGCCTTCTTCGGCGGCGACCCGGACAACTTCGAGTTCCCCCGGTACGACCTGGACGTGGCGTTCGTGCGCGTCTACGGCAAGGACGGCAAGCCCGCCCGGCCCAGCCACTACTTCAAGTGGTCCGAGCACGGCGCCAAGGAAGGCGAGCTCACCTTCATCTCGGGCCACCCGGGCAAGACCTCGCGCGGCCTCACCATCTCCCAGCTCGAGTTCCTCCGGGACGTGTCGCTGCCCCGGAATCTCTTCCGGCTCGCGGAGCTTCGCGGACTCGTCACCGAGTACCAGAACCGCGGCGCCGAGCAGAAGCGCACCTCCAACAACCTCCTCTTCGGCGTGGAGAACAGCCTCAAGGCCAACAAGGGCAAGCTCGAGCAGCTCGCCGACAAGAACTTCTTCGCCCAGAAGCTCGCCGCCGAGCAGGAGCTGCGCTCGAAGGTCAACGCGGATCCGAAGATGAAGGCCAAGTACGGCATGGCCTGGGACGAGATCGCCCGCGCCCAGCAGACCTACCGCAACATCCTCAAGGAGTACGAGGCCCAGGAAGGCGGCCCGTACTCGCAGTTGTTCAACCTGGCGCGCACCCTGGTGCGGGCCGCCGACGAGCTGCCCAAGCCGGATGCCGAGCGGCTGCGGGGCTTCAACGACGCCAGCCTGCCCACCCTCAAGCTCCAGGCGATGAGCAAGGCGCCCATCTACCCGGAGCTGGAGGTGGCCCAGCTGACGTTCTCGCTCACCAAGATGCGTGAGGATCTCGGGCCGGATCACCCCTTCGTGAAGAAGGTGCTCGGCAAGGAGTCTCCGCGCACCCTGGCCACCCGGGTCGTCAAGGGCTCGAAGCTGGCCGACCTCAAGGTGCGCGAGCAGCTGTTCTCCGGTGGCAAGGCGGCCATCGCGGCCTCGAAGGATCCGATGATCCAGCTGGCGCTCCTGGTGGATCCCGATGCCCGCGCCATCCGTACCCGGTATGAGACCGAGGTCGAGGCAGTCATCCGCAAGAACAGCGAGCTGGTGGCCCAGGCCCGCTTCGACATCTACGGCACCAAGCTCTACCCGGATGCCACGGGCACCCTGCGCCTGTCCTTCGGCGCCGTGAAGGGCTACCCGGAGGATGGCAAGCAGGTGGCGCCCTTCACCTTCATGAGCGGTACCTTCGAGCACGCCACCGGTGAGGAGCCGTTCGCCCTGCCCAAGAGCTGGCTCGCCGCGCAGAAGCAGCTCTCGCCCAACACCCCGATGAACTTCGTCACCACCAACGACATCATCGGCGGCAACTCGGGCTCGCCCGTCATCAACCAGAACGCGGAGATCGTCGGCCTCGTCTTCGACGGCAACATCCAGTCGCTCGGCGGAGACTACGGCTACGACGAGACCGCCAACCGCGCCGTCTCCGTCCACAGCGACGCCCTCATCGAGGCGCTCCAGAAGGTCTACAAGGCCGATCGCATCGTCCAGGAGCTGCGTCCCGGCACCGCGTCCACCGGCAAGGGCGGCTCGGGTCTGCGGTAA
- a CDS encoding ribonuclease H-like domain-containing protein, producing MVRRTFQLIPGVGPWKEKDLWARGIHTWEDFPESGVVLGQKLDGLARQRLALAREALEHRNLTALAAMIPPREHWRLYPEFARDALYFDIETNGNQEQEPTVVALFDAEGLRVFILGRNMDELPEAMARRRLWVTFNGSCFDVPVLRQYFGKRFPTPEAHIDLRFVCRRLGMGGGLKEIEDKLGLGRPPHMKGVNGWDAVLLWRAYLARGDVEALRFLVEYNLYDSFQLRALMDTAYNRALDELNMDAVARLPVFERGEVLYDVSRLILELGPTQRDLKVLERVRAQDRDLRQD from the coding sequence ATGGTGCGGCGAACCTTCCAGCTCATCCCCGGCGTGGGTCCCTGGAAGGAGAAGGATCTCTGGGCCCGCGGCATCCACACCTGGGAGGACTTCCCGGAGAGTGGCGTGGTGCTGGGGCAGAAGCTGGATGGACTGGCCCGCCAGCGTCTGGCCCTGGCCCGCGAGGCCCTGGAGCACAGGAATCTGACGGCGCTGGCGGCGATGATTCCCCCTCGCGAGCACTGGCGGCTGTATCCCGAGTTCGCTCGCGACGCGCTGTACTTCGACATCGAGACGAATGGGAATCAGGAGCAGGAGCCCACGGTGGTGGCCCTGTTCGACGCGGAGGGCCTGCGCGTCTTCATCCTCGGACGCAACATGGACGAGCTGCCCGAGGCCATGGCGCGGCGGCGCTTGTGGGTGACGTTCAACGGCTCGTGCTTCGACGTGCCCGTGCTGCGTCAGTACTTCGGCAAGCGCTTTCCCACGCCCGAGGCGCACATCGATCTGCGTTTCGTGTGCCGCCGGCTGGGCATGGGAGGCGGGCTGAAGGAGATCGAGGACAAGCTGGGCCTGGGGCGGCCTCCCCACATGAAGGGCGTGAACGGGTGGGACGCGGTGCTGCTGTGGCGCGCCTATCTCGCCCGGGGCGACGTGGAAGCCCTGCGCTTCCTGGTGGAGTACAACCTCTATGACTCCTTCCAGCTGCGCGCGTTGATGGACACGGCCTACAACCGCGCCCTGGACGAGCTGAACATGGACGCCGTCGCGCGGCTGCCCGTGTTCGAGCGGGGCGAGGTCCTCTATGACGTGAGCCGGCTCATCCTGGAGCTCGGGCCCACGCAGCGCGACCTGAAGGTGCTCGAACGGGTGCGCGCCCAGGATCGGGATCTACGCCAGGACTGA
- the guaB gene encoding IMP dehydrogenase, protein MLTPDVPLALTFDDVLLLPAESEVLPRDADLSTRLTRNLRLNIPLLSAAMDTVTEARTAIAMAQEGAIGVIHKNMTPEQQALEVSKVKKFESGMVVDPITVEPQAPLARAIELMRQYNISGIPVVQGRKLVGIVTSRDVRFVTDLGQKVETVMTRKLVTGREGISQPDAQKLLHEHRIEKLLIVDEQFELRGLITIKDIEKRRTRPNAAKDSKGRLLCAAAVGASADREARVDALVKAGVDVIVIDTAHGHSRGVLEAVRDTRKNFRGFELIAGNVATAAGTRALIEAGVDAVKVGIGPGSICTTRVVAGVGVPQLTAVDECSREADKHGVPIISDGGIKYSGDIVKALAAGASTVMIGSLFAGTDEAPGEVILYQGRSYKSYRGMGSLSAMKQGAKDRYFQSDVEAVKLVPEGIEGRVPYKGSLGMNIHQMLGGLRSGMGYVGCATIDELRAKARFVRITSAGLKESHVHDVIITEEAPNYRVE, encoded by the coding sequence ATGCTGACCCCCGATGTCCCGCTCGCGTTGACCTTTGACGACGTCCTCCTCCTTCCGGCCGAGAGCGAGGTGCTTCCCCGCGACGCCGACCTGTCCACCCGGCTCACGCGCAACCTGCGGCTGAACATTCCGCTGCTCTCCGCCGCCATGGACACCGTCACCGAGGCGCGCACCGCCATCGCCATGGCCCAGGAAGGCGCCATCGGCGTCATCCACAAGAACATGACCCCCGAGCAGCAGGCGCTCGAGGTGAGCAAGGTGAAGAAGTTCGAGAGCGGCATGGTGGTGGATCCCATCACCGTGGAGCCGCAGGCGCCGCTCGCGCGCGCCATCGAGCTGATGCGCCAGTACAACATCTCCGGCATCCCCGTGGTGCAGGGCCGCAAGCTGGTGGGCATCGTGACGAGCCGCGACGTGCGCTTCGTCACGGACCTGGGCCAGAAGGTGGAGACGGTGATGACGCGCAAGCTCGTCACCGGCCGCGAGGGCATCAGTCAGCCGGACGCGCAGAAGCTCCTGCACGAGCACCGGATTGAAAAGCTGCTCATCGTGGACGAGCAGTTCGAGCTGCGCGGCCTCATCACCATCAAGGACATCGAGAAGCGCCGCACCCGGCCCAACGCGGCCAAGGACTCCAAGGGCCGGCTCTTGTGCGCCGCCGCCGTGGGCGCCTCGGCGGACCGGGAGGCCCGGGTGGACGCGCTGGTGAAGGCCGGCGTGGACGTCATCGTCATCGACACGGCGCATGGCCACTCGCGCGGGGTGCTGGAGGCGGTGCGCGACACGCGCAAGAACTTCCGCGGCTTCGAGCTCATCGCCGGCAACGTGGCCACGGCCGCGGGCACCCGGGCGCTCATCGAGGCGGGGGTGGACGCGGTGAAGGTGGGCATCGGCCCCGGCTCCATCTGCACCACGCGCGTGGTGGCGGGCGTGGGCGTGCCCCAGCTCACCGCCGTGGACGAGTGCTCGCGCGAGGCGGACAAGCACGGCGTGCCCATCATCTCCGACGGCGGCATCAAGTACTCGGGCGACATCGTCAAGGCGCTCGCCGCCGGGGCGAGCACGGTGATGATCGGCTCGCTCTTCGCGGGCACGGACGAGGCACCGGGCGAGGTCATCCTGTACCAGGGCCGCAGCTACAAGAGCTACCGCGGCATGGGCTCGTTGAGCGCCATGAAGCAGGGCGCCAAGGATCGCTACTTCCAGTCGGACGTGGAGGCGGTGAAGCTCGTGCCCGAGGGCATTGAAGGCCGCGTGCCCTACAAGGGCAGCCTGGGGATGAACATCCACCAGATGCTCGGGGGCCTGCGCAGCGGCATGGGCTACGTGGGCTGCGCCACCATCGACGAGCTGCGCGCCAAGGCCCGGTTCGTGCGCATCACCTCGGCCGGGCTCAAGGAGAGCCACGTGCACGACGTGATCATCACCGAGGAAGCGCCCAACTACCGGGTGGAGTAG
- a CDS encoding DedA family protein has translation MQEFLTNLLGSTHGVLAYLTVFGILVACGLGVPLPEDISLILGGFLAHKGAASLAGMMLIGFGGILVGDSLIFLAGRRLGSKVGRSPTGFLARVVTPEKRARVEGLFALHGQKIVMIARFLPGVRAVTYFTAGSAGMSYARFIFWDGLAALLSAPFFVWLGFHFGDKLDYAIDRMKEGQLVVVGGLVVVGLGAFLWRKRLGALRAEALKAAVKPSSLSAHLLTGMASEAPSASAPVFEKSSGSEGLRIRE, from the coding sequence GTGCAAGAATTCCTCACCAACTTGCTGGGCAGTACCCACGGCGTTCTCGCCTACCTCACCGTGTTCGGAATCCTGGTGGCGTGTGGCCTGGGAGTGCCCCTGCCCGAGGACATCTCGCTCATCCTGGGTGGCTTCCTCGCCCACAAGGGCGCGGCCAGCCTGGCCGGCATGATGTTGATCGGCTTCGGCGGCATCCTCGTGGGCGACAGCCTCATCTTCCTGGCGGGCCGCCGGTTGGGCTCGAAGGTGGGCCGCTCGCCCACGGGCTTTCTGGCCCGTGTCGTCACGCCCGAGAAGCGCGCCCGGGTGGAGGGGCTCTTCGCCCTGCACGGGCAGAAGATCGTGATGATCGCCCGCTTCCTGCCTGGCGTGCGCGCGGTGACGTACTTCACCGCCGGCTCGGCCGGCATGTCCTACGCCCGCTTCATCTTCTGGGATGGGCTCGCGGCGCTCCTGTCCGCGCCCTTCTTCGTGTGGCTGGGCTTCCACTTCGGCGACAAGCTCGACTACGCCATCGATCGGATGAAGGAAGGGCAGCTCGTGGTGGTGGGTGGCCTCGTGGTGGTGGGCTTGGGTGCGTTCCTGTGGCGCAAGCGGCTTGGCGCCCTGCGCGCCGAGGCGCTCAAGGCCGCCGTGAAGCCCTCGTCGCTGTCGGCCCACCTGCTCACGGGCATGGCGTCCGAGGCTCCCTCGGCCAGTGCCCCCGTCTTCGAGAAGTCCTCGGGCTCTGAGGGCCTGCGCATCCGCGAGTGA